The genomic stretch TACAGTTTCTTTCGCTGTAAGacccaaagcaaacaagatAGCACCTCATTAGAGAACACATTCCTGCCTGGGCGTCTTGTCATCCGTTTAGTGTTTGCGAGCACAAACATTCCGTTTGGGAAGAAACAGTTGAACTGCTACTTTATTTGCTCACAACCACCGTCATTAtctgggaataaaaaaaaaaaaaaaaaacccacacacaactCCTTCTGCCAACTCTACAATTCATAATCCTGAGCTCCAAAATGCAAGATTAgttaattctttaaaaaaaaaaaaaaattcctacaaAACATCTTACAAAGTGCATGCCATGTTATTATACAGGCAACAGCAATCACTACAGGAATAcacttatttaaaaagttacagAACTACGCAACCTGGGAACtgacaagcagaaaaatcagatcTTTCTCAAAACTAATGGCTTCCTCACAGAACAGCCTTACTatttggggcagttttgggaTGTGAACTGAACCCTTGTCAAAACCATTGGGGGTCTCTGAATCCGTGTGCCTGTAGTTTCAGAACCCCcaagagaaacaagaaatggTCCAATTTACATAAGAAAACTATTCACAAATCATTTAATCAAAAGAATTAAAACTTGTGCATAATGGAAGTTATTGTGCTACTCCCCACACAGCAACAGAAGAATAAACTGTGACCTCCAGTGAAGTTCTCAGGTCACTGCAGTCTGGAAACCCGCACACTCTGCACACCAGTATTTCCTTCATTAGTGACCACAATGCACTTATAAAAATGGGGAAGTTCTGCTtccaaagaaacagcaaataatggaaaaaaacacaattgAATCTGGGGCTCTTTGGAATATCTTCTGAAATTCATGGTACACTTGCAGCCAAAACTGAATCTGTCCTAAAGGATGACTACTCTTCTCACATTTAACTATGAAAATACAAGCTCAAGCTCCAGCAACTTTCATTTATAagctgcaaaaagcaaaaccattcATATGTCTATTCTCAAGCCAGCACCTTATTTATCTCTACCTTAACTTGAACCTCATTACCACAtgggaaagcaaggaaaaggacTTGATGTAACAttaaaagtcatttaaaaaaaaaaaaatcatggagtTATTGTAAGCACAAGCCATCAGGACAGGTTATCCCGACACTCTGCCTAACTACGAACAGAGGCAAATGCTTGTCCACAGAAATCTCATATGTATGGAACAAGCTTATTGGAACAGAGAGTTTTCAGTGCTATGTTTACATACCTTGTATAAGTCTCCCATCAATTATGTGTCTGAATACTGCTTTATTAGAAGCGATTGAGCTCTCACCTaagtaaaaaaaaggaaaatcaaatttAAACCAATCAAGACACTGGCAAATCCTCACATTTTGCAAGCACCGAAAAGGATTCTGATTTTCGCCATTCATCCCAGCACTGTTCCCCATTAAAATGAGGCTGTCAGAGTTAGTTACTCTGAACAGATAAAGTATACACAGGTCCTTAACACAGGAAACCAATCTCATCCACAACCCTACAGGAGCAATTAACTGCAATAATGCACCCAGATACCCATGGCTTGAAATAATCAGGTACACAACCCATGTAAGATATTATATGTATAGCCCTCTATTAAGGCACAAGTTAACATCGTTAATACTGAACCTAATACTCTTGAGAACAGAATTTCAGCTTAACACCCCCCATACCACCACCTTTCGTGCTCCCAGAGCAGAGAAACCTGCAGGTCAGTGGCCAGgctcccctttcctccttccaccGAAGCAAAGCCAGAAGTGAAAGGCAGGCGGGGTGGGAGGACACGGGCCGGCtgtgcagctccagcacccCTCGCATGACAGCAGGGGCTTTTTTGGGGTTTGTACAGCTACCTTACACTGTACATCACGACAGGCTAAAAATGGCCAGATGACCAATCTGGAGATGAACTTAGGAGCAGTCCATTCGCTCCTGTATCAAAGGAGTAGCTATAAGCAGGGCTTTGCAGAGGCCCCATTCCCCTACAACAGGGGAGAAACGTACCAAGTATTTTCGTATGTGACCAGAAAAGAGGGGAACTGACAGAAACACTCTTCCTTGGGTAGAAAACTACCCCCTCAAGGAGCCAGCGCTCCCGCGGTGAGGCTGGGTGGCATCTCTGtgtgccattttattttttatggacGCGACAGCTTCCGGTTACCATGGAGTGAAACAGCGCAAACACAATTCTCAGCTGGCATGAAATGTGATCCCATGATTTCACTATTCATAGCTCTGACATGATCAAGCTAAATTAAGCAGGAGCTCTTAACTTTCTCAAGTCTAACAGAAGAGACTCAGCCTCTGCTAATGCTCTGTTTCGCtgtgcagaggggaaggatattttcatttacagtAAGATACTCCAGACCTACAAACCCAGCGCGTCACCCAGAAACAAAATGGCACCTACTTGTTCCCAGGCACCACTTGGGCGTGAGTCCAGCAGGAACTGAGGAGACATGAGCTCTTGTGCTAAACCTAACACcacctcctcagcctgggcccCATTACAGACACCCAGCACTGCTCCCTCAGTGCCCCTGCCCTGAACTCTGTGGTCAAACATGCAGCAGGAATCCTGCCACGCAGAACTCTCTGTACCACCGTCATTCAGAGGAAACTGTACAGCCCAAACCCCACGTTACTGTACTGGCACACGTAGCCACTAAATGCAGCTCGGTATATTGTAAACTTTTCCAGATATGGAAAAAAGTTCAAGGGCTACATAGCTGCTTAAACAATTAATGAGTTCTGACACAGCAAACTGTCATTTTGCAAAGACAAAGCCAAgtgagctaaaaaaaaattaaaataatcaagcTTCTGGCAAAACTGTGCTATTCTTTTAAGTACTTAGTGATACAGCTACAAAAGGAACACCACAATTTTACAATTAAAAGCATCCTCGGACTTAACCAGTCCCACACAGTACTTCAGAGGCCTCTCAAAGCAAGATTTCTTTTACAGTAGAGAAAGGGAGAccaggtaaaaacaaaacaaaacacctgcTGACTTGCGTGGTTTGTCACCTATTTTATACCCTGGTGTTTTAGGCATATAATGTTCCTGTTTTCTAATAGCACCAGCCATGTGAGAAGGTGTTCACCAGCTTTTCTGCAGCGCGCCAATCCCAAACACCTCACTCATGAATCCCCAGGGCACAGGCCTGGCTTGACTATTGTAAACTATTCTTAAATAGTTTACAAAGCTTCCTGGCTCAAATAAGCTGGAGAAACCAGCAGACAGCTAAGTTATATTCTCACAACCCTAGCAGCAGAATTCTCATTTTAACTTAGAACGGACATACTTAAGGACTTCAGTGATAATTCCTAAGATTGACTTTCCATACGTGCCCATCCCTGTTCCTGCTAAATCCACAGTAGGGAAGATGCGAAACAAAAACATATAGTGGGATCCAAAGAACATTTAGACAATCACAGGACCCTTGACTTGCCAGAGGATCCTGTGTCACAACATCATGCATTTTAGACAGCTCTCTACAATAACTGCCTTATTTTATCCTCTTATCTGCTGTTGGATTGTGTAACTAATAACGCAGTTCACAAAGTCAGCCATTTCCTCATCCTGAGCTGGACTCCTGCAAAGTGCCAGAGCAAACATCCAGACAAACCACTAAATGCTCCAGGAGAAGGCACTGCTGCGGCTAAATgctcttttttctgtctctacaACACACTCCCTTCAAGGCAATCGGAGAGGCCGAGCTTCAACATGTATCTTTTGGAATGACTGGAAGTCAGGTTACACAACACCAACCCAAAGAACAGATCTCTGCAGCCACAGCACTCGAGGGCAGAGGCCACACAAAAGGCACATTAAAAACACACCTAAATCGTCCCGTGGGCCTCAGCGTAACATCTGACATAACCACCTGCCCTCACCACTAGCAGAAAGGAACACCCCAGGAGTCCTTTGCAGCCAGTAACCGGATGATTTAATTGCCTGTGCTCTTAGGAAAGGGCATCCTGACAATGCCCATTTGCTAATGTGACCCTGCAGCCTCTCACATGCTCTGTGCTGACGCTGCCACAGGAGCAGCAGATAAaagctcttctccttccccactcAGCTGTTAGACAACCTACAATATTTTCCAAACTGTTATGTGTATCACTTATTTCAGTGAACAAATCTGTCCTTGCGCAGCAGCATCAGACACATCCCCGTGTACTTAAAAACCAGGACTGAGTACCCCAGTGCTAATGAGTCCTGAGGAAACGCTGCtgcacacacaccaccacccACTCGGCGTTCACGGAGTCCTCACGCCCGCCAGCAGACAAGTGAACCTGCACCTCCCACGGCTGCTCCGCGGAGTTTGCTTATCCCAAACTCACCGCATCACCTCCTGGCATAGAAACACACTCCAGAAGTCATTCAGGAGGCAATTACAGTGACAATTGCCTTGTGCAGACTTTGAAATATAGAAATCTCAAACATATTAATCTCCCCAAACCAACAAGAGTTGGGGAAACAAGCCCTCGCCAGCCTGGTGAAAACGAAGATTCAGGGCTCACACATCTCTCTGCACAGCCCATTGCAGTGCATCGCCTGAGGGTCTAACCTAACTTCACTTTTAAACAAGACACAGGGTGTGGAAAGAACAAATCCATCCTGCTGCACCGATAAGTGCTCAGCACCGGTCACGGGTCCTGTGACAGCCACACAGCACCGGGGTCCAGCCCCGGCTCACGCTGCGGCCCGGATACGTTCCTACCCCCGCAAAGCGCCGCTTCCCCCGCCTCGGCCGTGCCGCAGCCAGACACCGCCCGTGACCCCGGCGGAGGGAGGGAACCTCCGGAGATAGATCCAAGGCCCGGAGCGGGGGAGGAATCGCCGGGGCCAGGACCCAGAGGCCCGGGCGGAAGGCAGGAATGGGCAGGAacgggctgggccggggcagGGGATGAGTGTCCGGGGCcaggcccggcccgggcccaACCGGCCCCGGGACCGCGGCGCGAGGCCCGGCCCAACCACGAGGCCTCGCTCGGGCCGGGCCCTGGGCGGCCCCGGGAGAGCGTCGCGCCGCGCTCGAGCCcccccgggggggccgcggggccgcgcccAGCACGTGGCGGCcgccggggggcgggggagcAGCGCCGCGCTGAGGCCCGGGGAGGGGCGGGCGAGGCCCGGCCGCGGTGAGCGGCGCGGCCGCAGAGGACCCTCGGTGCgagaagagaaggggaagagaagagcCCAGCTGGCGGAAGACAGGGCcaggccccgccgcgccggACCGGGCCGGGCCTACTCGCACTCACCGGACCGCGCTCCGCCCGCGGCCTCCTCAGCGGCCAAGcgcctccacctcctcctcacGCACTTCcgctccgcgcccgcccgcTGCTCGcccgcgggggctgctgggagcagtAGTCGGCCCCTCCGCCACGCTCATTGGGTGGCAGCGCCAGGCTGACTGCGGCTCCCAGCAGGCTCGGGTCTGCGTGTTACGTCATTTCCgcctcctccctccccgcccctgGCGCCACGGAGAGGGCGTGGCCTCGGAGGAGAGGGGCGGGGCCATGGGGCGAGCGCGGGCGGGAAATGGCGGCGGGGACCGGGACCGCGACCGGCCTCCTCCTCCGCACCGCCCGCTCCCCGCTGCTTCCCCCGCCCTGCCGGGGAATGAGGCCGCGGAGCAGCCGGTCGCTGCATGGGCCGTGTGCGAGCGGCCGCCGCTTCCCAGGCCGCGGCCTTCAGGAGCCCGGAGGCAGCTGCCGGGATTTCCTGCCTGTCCCGGGTCGGTGGTGCCTCCGGAGGGTCCAGCTGCCGGctcggggccgggccggggatGACTGCCCCCTCCCCGGAGctgccagcccggccccgcagccgaGACCCCGGGCACGGCCTCTGCCCGCGGGCAGCGCGGGTCCTGTCTCGGGGACACGGCAAGACGAGGGCACTTGACCACTTTTATTGTTTGCAAAGGTTGTCCGGGTGCATAACACTGTCACAAGGGCACGGGGAGCAGCGCGGTGCCGGCCGGGGGACCCCAGTGCACACACACGGGGATGTGGGGACGGGCTGcggcccccggcagccccgaATCCTCCCGTCCCGCGCGGGGCCAGGCCGGCGTCCCCCGTGTCCGGCCGAGCTCTATTTACAGTATTCACATACATTGTACCCAGCGAGTTAAATAACTACAGTATTACACCACACGTCTGGGGCGGCTCTGGCGGGCGGCTAGGGTGGGGGTGTCAGTCTGATAAggtgcatatttaaaaaaacaaaataaaaacaagaacgAAGAGAGAAACCAGGTTTCCCCCTCGCCGGGGTCCCACACTCCCCCGGCCCCCcacagcagggccaggcaggagggagcagcgaGGTTTTTCTTGTGACAACAGCTACGGTTCTGCGTGGGCGTCCGGAGTCGGGACGTGTGCAGTGGCACCACGGGGACGTCTGCCGGGGCCTGGCCCTCACAGCACCTCTGCGGAGGAGTGGGGGGCAGCAGTGAGACCAGAATGGCCGCAgcacccccagtgcccccctgcacACCCCTCATCTCTCACCTGTCACCTGGGGGGGCTTGACCACGGCCTGCTTGAGGAATGGCTCCTTGTCGCCAAAGGGGATGATGCTGCCGGGGCTGGTGCCGTGGTGGgagagctccagcagctctggcgGCCCCCCCGTGCCAGAGAAGCCGTTCTCATGCTTGCCGGGCTGCACGCCGTTCACCAGAGATGCCACCTCCTTGGCCggggagctgtggggtgggaGGGCTGGGATCAGCCAGGGTCCTGccatcccccagcccccccggctgcccccgTGCTCACCTCGGCTGCAGCGCCTCGCCTGCTGGGCCCTTCGGCCCCCCCAGCGTCCCTGTGCTTGGTGTCTCTGTCTCAGGGAGTTCCTCCTCCTTCGGCATCGGCCCCGCGCGCTTCTCAcggcctggggacaccaggagaGTCCCCACTCAGCCACGGTCCCTGTACCAGCatggctgggggggcaggacaGGACCATGTCTCTGTGGGCGCCCCAGAGGCATGGCAGGTTGTGTACCTGGAACATCCTCCTGCTCGACTGCTTTCCCATTCACCACCTTCTTGTCCTCCTTCTTCTACACGGAGACAAGAGCCATGAGGAGCAGCAGCGGTGCCACGAGGGCTCTGCAGAGGCCCCCGTGCCCCCAGGAAgggggacacaaggggacaGGCACCCACCTTGGTATCTGCTGCGTCCGACTTGCGCGTTCTCTTCATGATCTCCTCCAggcgctgtggggcagagaggggcTCGTGCACAGCCCTCGCCAGCGGGACCCCGTGCAGGGCCCCCCGTGCCATGCCCCATGCCCAGGGGTGCCCCCAGCCCTCAccttcttcctttccagccGCTCCTGCTCCTCCCGCTGGAAATGCTTCTCCCGCTCCAGGCGCTGCCGCTCAGCCTCTTCACGCGCCCTTGCCTCGGCCTCTTCCCTCTGTGGCACAGCGGGGACAGATGAGACCGGgcagggacagtggggacaggctggctgggtggctcagcacagccccacatcccctGGGCATCAAGGGGCTGGGCTGGTCCTCACCCCTGCATCCCACGAGGGTGAGGACCACAAGAGAGCatccctgccttcccctccatccctgccttcatcccccatcccacctcttcctctcctgtccctgccaACCCCACTTTGTCCCCACACCCGCCACCGCAGACCTGTCTCTGCAGCCGCTCCGTCTCCTCCCGCTCGGCCCGTGCCTTCTCCTGGGCCTCGCGTTCCTCCTGCAGCCGCCGTTCCTCCTCCCGCTGCCGCGCCAGGGCGTCCCTGCGGCTCTGCTCCTCCGCGGCCTGCTGCGCCCGTTCTTCCTGCATTCGCCTGCGGGGAGGGTCCCTCAGCACGGTGCGGGGGCCCGGGCGGGGGACCaggggggcagcacccacctctcctgctcctcctgctctcgGCGCTCCCGCTCCTCGCGCTCCCGCTGCTCACGGGCCTGGCGCCGCTTCTCCGCCAGCAGCCGCGCGGCCTCCTCCCGGTCCGTGGTGCCGGCGGGGGCTCTGCCCGGCGGGGTGGCaggtgcggggctgggggctgcaggggcggCTGCAGTGTGCGCACAGCATCAgggctgctcccgctgcccccagccccgccgcccccccagccaccccctACCCACCTGCTGTTGGCTCTGTGGGCACCTTGGGGGACTcagggggggctgggggaactgggccccgctcctcctccttcctctcacGTGCCTTCACCTTGCTCTCCTGCTCCCCCCGCTCCTCCCGCGCCCTGGCCCGCACCTTGGGAGAGGAGTGGGCACTGCGGGGCAGGGGCGGCTTGTGGGGGGAGCCGGGGCCCGGGCTGGGGGATGCCGGACGGGCTTTGAGGGTGGCAGGAGATGAGGGACGGTTCTTGGGGCCGGGGCTGCAAACAGAGCGAGAGATGGCATTAGTGGGGCCAAGACAGCCCCCGCGGTGATGGGGCAGGGACCGGCAGCCCCCATGGTGACGGGTCCTGACCTGCTGTCCGCTGCGGGCAGGAGCCGGGACTGCGCTGCCGGCAGCGACTGCCGCTTCTTGAGGCTGCGCTCACGGGACAGGGCGCTGCGCTCCTTGGCGTTCTCCcgctccttctccttcttctccttcttcttctgctccagccaaggACAGAGAGAGGCAGCATGAGCGCCAGGCGCTTGGCTCGGCCGGGAGCCACGCTGTGCCCCACGGCCACCCTGGCACCGAGGGGTCCCTGCAGGAGGCGGCACTCACAGGCGAGGACTCGGTCCTGCGGCGTGGCGTCACGTCGGGGCTGCCAGCAGCCGCCTTCCGCCTGTCGCGGCAGCGGTGCTGCAGGCGGTGGTTGtggcaggggctgagggggcTGGCAGAGGCCGAACGGGGACACACGGGCACTGCGGGAGGAGTGACCGCACCGTCGGGACAGAGCCGGCATGGCACCGGCACCAGCTCTCTGCTGGCTTCAGGCTGCCTCGTCCCAGTCCCCTGCCGGTGCCAGGACCCacgtgtcccccccagtgctcACCCTGCTCCTTGCCATTCCCAGACAGTGTCACCGCGCTCCGGCTGCGTGCCAGGAAGGACAGGGTGGGCGTCATCAGCCGGTCCACGATGCTGCTCTCCCATGGGCTGAGCTGCAAGCTCCGgtctggggagggagaggggccCTTAGTGTGTCCCTGAGCCCCCAGACATCAGCCTGGCCCCCAACCCCGCGGCCGTGCCGGGAGTAGCAGCCGTGCAGTTTCGGCAAAGCCCGGGCACATGCGCAGCCCCGGGGGCGCCCAGAGCTCGGCCACGCTGGGGAGGGGTCCCCACCGCCCTGCACGGTGGGTGAGGAGAACGGGGGGCTGTGCAGGCGCAGGCATGGGGGGCGGCTGCGTGCCGGTGCGACGGTGCTGTGGCACAATGACGACGGTGTCCCCATGCCCTGTGGACACCCCAACCACCATGAACGCACAGCAAGCAGCACCCATGGTGCAGCACCACGGCGAGCAGCGCCAGggt from Caloenas nicobarica isolate bCalNic1 chromosome 23, bCalNic1.hap1, whole genome shotgun sequence encodes the following:
- the MAP7D1 gene encoding MAP7 domain-containing protein 1 isoform X1 is translated as MERSRAGREPQPRPQPAQGKPPSLMGDSVPPPTPPPPSPGDALQGERTPPQHDRPGPPATVPSEKTVSPVPPAITPSEKNILPVPAAVTPARQPVCPPAVTSPPTSSTPQRDGPVPPAVTPPGQPVSPTPTAMAPSAESVPPGCDSSTPGPPRPPALEHSKEEASPHAAGQPVPVPAAPCPAETLPHGSDPPALAAGKGVPSDAKSPLGSAAGPSKDVPPRSDRSTPAAASPAPAASPRPKQDAQKAQARHKQAKERREERAKYLAAKRVLWLEKEEKARLLREKQLEERRKRLEEQRLKAEKRRAVLEERQRQKLEKNKERYEAAIQRSAKKTWAEIRQQRWSWAGALHHGSPAHKDGASRCSVSAVNLPKHVDSIINKRLSKSSATLWNSPSRNRSLQLSPWESSIVDRLMTPTLSFLARSRSAVTLSGNGKEQVPVCPRSASASPLSPCHNHRLQHRCRDRRKAAAGSPDVTPRRRTESSPKKKEKKEKERENAKERSALSRERSLKKRQSLPAAQSRLLPAADSSPGPKNRPSSPATLKARPASPSPGPGSPHKPPLPRSAHSSPKVRARAREERGEQESKVKARERKEEERGPVPPAPPESPKVPTEPTAAAPAAPSPAPATPPGRAPAGTTDREEAARLLAEKRRQAREQREREERERREQEEQERRMQEERAQQAAEEQSRRDALARQREEERRLQEEREAQEKARAEREETERLQRQREEAEARAREEAERQRLEREKHFQREEQERLERKKRLEEIMKRTRKSDAADTKKKEDKKVVNGKAVEQEDVPGREKRAGPMPKEEELPETETPSTGTLGGPKGPAGEALQPSSPAKEVASLVNGVQPGKHENGFSGTGGPPELLELSHHGTSPGSIIPFGDKEPFLKQAVVKPPQVTEVL
- the MAP7D1 gene encoding MAP7 domain-containing protein 1 isoform X3 translates to MERSRAGREPQPRPQPAQGKPPSLMGDSVPPPTPPPPSPGDALQGERTPPQHDRPGPPATVPSEKTVSPVPPAITPSEKNILPVPAAVTPARQPVCPPAVTSPPTSSTPQRDGPVPPAVTPPGQPVSPTPTAMAPSAESVPPGCDSSTPGPPRPPALEHSKEEASPHAAGQPVPVPAAPCPAETLPHGSDPPALAAGKGVPSDAKSPLGSAAGPSKDVPPRSDRSTPAAASPAPAASPRPKQDAQKAQARHKQAKERREERAKYLAAKRVLWLEKEEKARLLREKQLEERRKRLEEQRLKAEKRRAVLEERQRQKLEKNKERYEAAIQRSAKKTWAEIRQQRWSWAGALHHGSPAHKDDRSLQLSPWESSIVDRLMTPTLSFLARSRSAVTLSGNGKEQVPVCPRSASASPLSPCHNHRLQHRCRDRRKAAAGSPDVTPRRRTESSPKKKEKKEKERENAKERSALSRERSLKKRQSLPAAQSRLLPAADSSPGPKNRPSSPATLKARPASPSPGPGSPHKPPLPRSAHSSPKVRARAREERGEQESKVKARERKEEERGPVPPAPPESPKVPTEPTAAAPAAPSPAPATPPGRAPAGTTDREEAARLLAEKRRQAREQREREERERREQEEQERRMQEERAQQAAEEQSRRDALARQREEERRLQEEREAQEKARAEREETERLQRQREEAEARAREEAERQRLEREKHFQREEQERLERKKRLEEIMKRTRKSDAADTKKKEDKKVVNGKAVEQEDVPGREKRAGPMPKEEELPETETPSTGTLGGPKGPAGEALQPSSPAKEVASLVNGVQPGKHENGFSGTGGPPELLELSHHGTSPGSIIPFGDKEPFLKQAVVKPPQVTEVL
- the MAP7D1 gene encoding MAP7 domain-containing protein 1 isoform X2 — encoded protein: MGDSVPPPTPPPPSPGDALQGERTPPQHDRPGPPATVPSEKTVSPVPPAITPSEKNILPVPAAVTPARQPVCPPAVTSPPTSSTPQRDGPVPPAVTPPGQPVSPTPTAMAPSAESVPPGCDSSTPGPPRPPALEHSKEEASPHAAGQPVPVPAAPCPAETLPHGSDPPALAAGKGVPSDAKSPLGSAAGPSKDVPPRSDRSTPAAASPAPAASPRPKQDAQKAQARHKQAKERREERAKYLAAKRVLWLEKEEKARLLREKQLEERRKRLEEQRLKAEKRRAVLEERQRQKLEKNKERYEAAIQRSAKKTWAEIRQQRWSWAGALHHGSPAHKDGASRCSVSAVNLPKHVDSIINKRLSKSSATLWNSPSRNRSLQLSPWESSIVDRLMTPTLSFLARSRSAVTLSGNGKEQVPVCPRSASASPLSPCHNHRLQHRCRDRRKAAAGSPDVTPRRRTESSPKKKEKKEKERENAKERSALSRERSLKKRQSLPAAQSRLLPAADSSPGPKNRPSSPATLKARPASPSPGPGSPHKPPLPRSAHSSPKVRARAREERGEQESKVKARERKEEERGPVPPAPPESPKVPTEPTAAAPAAPSPAPATPPGRAPAGTTDREEAARLLAEKRRQAREQREREERERREQEEQERRMQEERAQQAAEEQSRRDALARQREEERRLQEEREAQEKARAEREETERLQRQREEAEARAREEAERQRLEREKHFQREEQERLERKKRLEEIMKRTRKSDAADTKKKEDKKVVNGKAVEQEDVPGREKRAGPMPKEEELPETETPSTGTLGGPKGPAGEALQPSSPAKEVASLVNGVQPGKHENGFSGTGGPPELLELSHHGTSPGSIIPFGDKEPFLKQAVVKPPQVTEVL